One window of Topomyia yanbarensis strain Yona2022 unplaced genomic scaffold, ASM3024719v1 HiC_scaffold_988, whole genome shotgun sequence genomic DNA carries:
- the LOC131696246 gene encoding protein sickie-like — MTQRLQMLTATTEKKDSEILDMRQTIELLRKQSIQAGLTTAHMQSMGVQVNGQVNGNGNTDQTMTAPPLPPGAEIQRHHSSDSMCSLNSVSSGCSAQDKKKKKGWVSERLSMAV, encoded by the exons ATGACCCAGCGGCTGCAAATGCTGACAGCGACGACGGAGAAAAAG GACAGCGAAATTCTGGACATGCGACAGACGATTGAGCTGCTGCGGAAGCAATCGATCCAGGCTGGCCTAACTACCGCCCATATGCAGAGTATGGGCGTACAAGTTAACGGGCAGGTCAATGGAAATGGA AACACAGATCAGACAATGACAGCGCCACCACTGCCCCCTGGTGCGGAGATTCAAAGGCACCATAGCTCCGACTCTATGTGCTCGTTGAATTCAGTCAGCTCTGGCTGTTCGGCTCAGgacaagaagaaaaagaaaggaTGGGTAAGTGAACGTTTAAGCATGGCAGTATGA